In Deinococcus sedimenti, one DNA window encodes the following:
- a CDS encoding M1 family metallopeptidase, which translates to MLRHARTALILLHLTVGCALGAAAPATLLPDPIYPDLGQPGLDVQHYDIHLTVPQPGTPWLRAQVRIDLQAKLPLNDIRLDYQGPTVLSVQWNGMPVPYHLQASPAKLIIPRALPTGAAATLTIVTAGDTRGLPDPTLPIQLGWQSVPASPEQPGANFAFSEPDGTHTFLPCNDHPSDPATFTTHLTVPQDVQAVASGRRTGETQHPDGTHTLTYTLDTPIPTYALGIHIGTLQEVRRPAALLPTQSVDLSDYFPTSVPLDVRAPYQRTTDILKVLTDWFGPYPFATYGSVVVTPPLPALETASLSTMPVRSSRERVIVHELAHQWFGNAVPLARWSDTWLNEGFATYAELLWAEANAQDTTPLLASWRDRLRGGTRPLTATTQAELFDSTAYARGALTLHALRQQVGDPAFRTFLQTYARTRAAQPTQTADLLSLSRQYLGADAETLLRRWIDRPTLPAIP; encoded by the coding sequence TCCTGCTGCACCTGACAGTCGGTTGCGCTCTAGGAGCGGCCGCCCCAGCTACGCTTCTGCCCGACCCGATCTATCCGGACCTCGGGCAGCCCGGACTCGACGTTCAGCACTACGACATCCACCTCACGGTGCCTCAACCCGGCACCCCCTGGCTGCGCGCCCAGGTCAGGATCGATCTCCAGGCCAAGCTCCCCCTGAACGACATCCGCCTCGACTACCAGGGCCCCACCGTCCTCTCCGTGCAGTGGAACGGCATGCCGGTGCCCTACCACCTCCAGGCCAGCCCCGCCAAACTGATCATCCCGCGCGCACTGCCGACCGGAGCAGCAGCCACCCTGACCATCGTCACCGCAGGTGACACGAGAGGACTGCCCGACCCCACCCTGCCCATCCAGCTCGGCTGGCAGAGCGTCCCGGCCAGCCCTGAGCAGCCCGGCGCGAACTTCGCGTTCAGCGAACCGGACGGCACCCACACCTTCCTGCCCTGCAACGACCACCCGTCCGACCCGGCCACGTTCACCACTCACCTCACCGTCCCGCAGGACGTGCAGGCCGTTGCCAGCGGACGCCGAACGGGTGAAACCCAGCACCCTGACGGCACCCACACCCTCACCTACACCCTCGACACGCCCATTCCCACCTACGCGCTCGGCATCCACATCGGCACCCTGCAGGAAGTCCGGCGCCCGGCCGCCCTCCTCCCCACCCAGAGTGTCGATCTGAGCGACTACTTCCCGACCAGCGTTCCCCTGGACGTGCGCGCCCCCTACCAGCGCACGACCGACATCCTGAAAGTCCTCACCGACTGGTTCGGCCCCTACCCGTTCGCCACGTACGGCTCGGTCGTCGTGACGCCGCCCCTGCCGGCCCTTGAAACCGCCTCCCTGAGCACCATGCCGGTCCGCTCCAGCCGCGAACGCGTCATCGTGCACGAACTCGCCCACCAGTGGTTCGGGAACGCCGTGCCCCTGGCCCGCTGGTCCGACACCTGGCTGAACGAGGGATTCGCCACGTACGCCGAACTCCTCTGGGCCGAAGCCAATGCGCAGGACACCACCCCGCTCCTGGCCAGCTGGCGGGACCGGCTGCGCGGCGGGACCCGCCCCCTGACCGCCACCACCCAGGCTGAGCTCTTCGACAGTACCGCCTACGCCCGCGGCGCCCTGACCCTCCATGCTCTTCGGCAGCAGGTCGGCGACCCCGCCTTCCGCACGTTCCTCCAGACGTACGCCCGCACCCGCGCCGCCCAGCCCACCCAGACCGCCGACCTGCTCTCCTTGAGCCGCCAGTACCTGGGTGCCGACGCCGAAACCCTGCTCCGGCGCTGGATAGACCGGCCCACCTTGCCCGCCATCCCGTGA
- a CDS encoding LysM peptidoglycan-binding domain-containing protein produces MWPFGKSTAERVKDAINENPVLAPLNLQVSEKGGVVTVTGRVPRQSVTGLITMMAQGINGVKSVDISGVAVDQLAAGPAQPAPTAPTPSVTEIAPSTGNMNARPSDDMDAEVQEIEDNSRIAKAVLSAIRSNGELADDPIDVLQSGKTVILRGVVDNDHEQRLLEKVARGVEGVSGVDLSGVRVAQGAKEMAKEKDADTGDTVYVVKAGDSLSSIAERYYGDPMQYKKIAHFNNISNPDLIHPGDRIRIPG; encoded by the coding sequence ATGTGGCCATTCGGAAAGAGCACAGCGGAGCGCGTGAAAGACGCGATCAACGAAAATCCTGTCCTGGCACCCCTGAATCTTCAGGTGAGTGAGAAGGGAGGCGTCGTGACTGTCACTGGTCGAGTGCCGCGACAGTCCGTGACAGGACTGATCACCATGATGGCTCAAGGTATCAACGGTGTGAAGAGCGTCGATATCAGCGGTGTGGCTGTCGACCAGCTCGCAGCCGGACCCGCGCAGCCCGCCCCCACGGCGCCCACGCCCAGCGTCACGGAGATCGCGCCGTCGACCGGCAACATGAACGCTCGCCCCAGTGACGACATGGATGCGGAAGTGCAGGAGATCGAGGACAACAGCCGGATTGCCAAGGCGGTGCTGAGTGCCATCCGCAGCAACGGCGAGCTGGCCGACGACCCGATCGACGTCTTGCAGAGTGGGAAAACCGTGATTCTGCGGGGCGTGGTGGACAACGACCACGAGCAGCGCCTGCTGGAGAAAGTGGCACGCGGGGTCGAGGGCGTCAGCGGCGTGGACCTCAGTGGGGTGCGAGTCGCTCAGGGTGCCAAGGAAATGGCCAAGGAGAAGGACGCTGACACGGGCGACACCGTCTACGTTGTCAAGGCTGGCGACAGCCTCTCCAGCATCGCGGAACGGTACTACGGTGACCCGATGCAGTACAAGAAGATTGCTCACTTCAACAACATCAGCAACCCGGACCTGATTCACCCTGGTGATCGCATCC